The genomic window TGAGCCGCGCCTCATATGAGGCCATGCTGACGACGAGGGGGGTCCATCTCGGCGCCGAGGTCACCCGCCAGCTCAACCCGGCCTCATGTGAGGCCCGCCTCAATGCGCCAGGCCTCATTTGAGCCAGGCCTCATTTGAGGCGAGCTTCACGCGCGTCGGTTCGATTCGCCGAGGCCGACCCCTGACGTCGCGCGGCCTCATTTGAGGCGAGGCTCAGATGAGTGGGGCCTCATTTGACGAGGTCGGTTCGATTCGCCATGGTCGGCGACCCTGATGTCGACGCGGCCTCATATGAGGCGGGCTTGATGAGGGTGGGTGGATTCGCCATGGTCGGCGACCCTGATGTCGATGCGGCCTCATATGAGGCCAGGCTCAAACGAGCGGGCTGGAAACACTCTCCTGAACGGGTGCAGCCCGGCCCGTCCGACGGAAGGCCGCGCTACGCGACCGGAGCCAGTGGCGCGAGGGGCGCGCGCAGGTCGAGGATCGACCCGCGCACCTCGGCGGCGTCCGGGTACTGCTCCTGGTGGGCGAGCCCGACGCCGGTGACGCCGAGTCCCGTCGCCGCGGCATCCGTCACGAAGAGGTAGGGCCGGTAGCCGATCCGATCGCGGATGCCGTTCTTCAGCAGCCGGTGCGCGACCGTGACCGCGGGGCCGAGCAGGTCGCTGCCGCCGCCGACGCTCTGCCGCACGCAGACCCCGCGGTGCAGGATCACTTTGAGGTCGAGGTAGGCCACATTGGGGCACGCGGTGCACACGTGCTCGGGCCCGGGCGTCGCGCGAGTGCGGGCCGCGAGGAAGCCCGCGTACATCGTCGCGATGCGATCGAGCACGCCAGCGCCCTCGCCGTCGAGCGAGGCAGCCGCCGCGCACGCGAACACCGCGTCGCCCTCGAGCTTGACGAGCGCGAACTCGGGCGACAGGCCCGTCGTCACACTGTCGAGCAGCTCGGCGAGCAGCGAATAGGCGATCGGGATCCCCTCGCTGAAGTCGACGCCGTGCGCCTCCTCGACGCTCGCGAGGAACGACGTGAAGCCCGAGATGTCGGCGAGCAGCAGGTACCGATCGCCCGCGGGCGCGTCGGCCGCCGTCGATGCCGCGAGCTCCATGGTCCCTCCGGGGGTGTGCCGTCGGGGCGAGTCTACGTCGCCCGCGCACGGCCCTGAAGGGTGAGCGGATGTCGCGGGCCGAAGGGAGATCGGCCGCGACATCCGCCCGCGGCTACGCCCGCTCGGTCACCGATCCGTGCGTGAGGTGCAGCCGCCGCTCCGCGCGCGTCGCGACCGCGGAGTCGTGGGTGACGATCACCAGGGTGAGCCCGCGATCGCGCCAGAGTCCCTCGAGGAGGTCCATGATCTCGTCACGGGTCTGCTCGTCGAGGTTGCCGGTCGGCTCGTCCGCGAGGAGCACCTCGGGCTCCTTCACGAGCGCTCGCGCGATCGCGACGCGCTGCTGCTGCCCGCCCGAGAGCTCGCTCGGAACGTGGTGCGCGCGGTCGCCGAGGCCGACCGACTCGAGCGCGGCGGTCGCGCGCCGGCGGCGTTCCTCGGCGGCCACGCCCAGGGGCTCGAGCGCCGTCTCGACGTTCTCCTGCGCGGTGAGCGTCGGGATGAGGTTGAAGCCCTGGAACACGAAGCCGATCTGGGCCGCGCGGATGCCGCCGAGCTTCGAGTCGGGCATGGCGGACAGCTCTGCCTCGCCGAGCGAGACGCGACCCGAGGTGGGCCGGTCGAGCGCGCCGAGCATCTGCAGCAGCGTCGACTTGCCGCCGCCCGTCGGGCCCTGGATGGCGACGAGCTGCCCCGTCGGGATGGTGAGGCTCACGTCGTCGAGCGCGGTGATCGTGCGCTCCTTCTGGTGGTAGGTCTTCGAGACGTTCTCGAGGGTGTACATGGGGTCGTTCCTTCCGTCGTGCAAGTCGGGGTGGGGGCGAGCGGATGGCGCGGCATCCGTCACGCGACGCTGCGCAACGCCTCAGC from Agromyces aurantiacus includes these protein-coding regions:
- a CDS encoding DUF2652 domain-containing protein, with the translated sequence MELAASTAADAPAGDRYLLLADISGFTSFLASVEEAHGVDFSEGIPIAYSLLAELLDSVTTGLSPEFALVKLEGDAVFACAAAASLDGEGAGVLDRIATMYAGFLAARTRATPGPEHVCTACPNVAYLDLKVILHRGVCVRQSVGGGSDLLGPAVTVAHRLLKNGIRDRIGYRPYLFVTDAAATGLGVTGVGLAHQEQYPDAAEVRGSILDLRAPLAPLAPVA
- a CDS encoding ABC transporter ATP-binding protein, whose product is MYTLENVSKTYHQKERTITALDDVSLTIPTGQLVAIQGPTGGGKSTLLQMLGALDRPTSGRVSLGEAELSAMPDSKLGGIRAAQIGFVFQGFNLIPTLTAQENVETALEPLGVAAEERRRRATAALESVGLGDRAHHVPSELSGGQQQRVAIARALVKEPEVLLADEPTGNLDEQTRDEIMDLLEGLWRDRGLTLVIVTHDSAVATRAERRLHLTHGSVTERA